ATAAGCACGTACGGAAAGATCCAGATCAGCCAAAGGAGTTTTCAGTAATTTACGCATATGCAGATATTCTTCATCTACAGTATTCTCTTCCTCAGGCTTCATTGTATCAAACGTCATAGTCTGATCAGAGAATAACATGAAGTGTTGAATCAGAATTTTTGCAGCGCCTTTTAATGCATCTTCAGGGTGAATAGAGCCATCAGTCTGAATATCTATCAACAATCTCTCATAATCCGTTTTCTGCTCTACCCGTGTATTCTCAATGCTATACTTAACATTTTTGATAGGAGTAAAGATAGCATCAACAGATATAAATCCTATTGCTTGCTCGTTCACTTTATTCTCTTCAGCAGGAACATATCCTCTTCCTTTCTCAATAACCAATTCCACTTCCATATTAACTGATTCATCCATATTACAGATGACCAGTTCAGGATTCAGAATTTGGAAAGCAGATGTAAACTTACCAATATCCCCTGCTGTCAGTTGTTTGGCATTTTTAACATTTACAACAATTTTGTTGTCAACAACGTCAGAAACTTTTTTAAAGCGAACCATTTTCAGGTTCAGAATAATCTCACTGACATCCTCCACAACACCTTCAATAGACGAAAACTCATGCAGCACTCCGGGAATCTTAACTGCTGTAACAGCATACCCTTCTAAAGAAGATAATAAGATTCTGCGTAGAGCATTACCAATTGTTACGCCATATCCTTTTTCAAGTGGTTTGAATTCGAAAAGACCGTGAAAATCATCGGCTTTCTCCATCACCACCTTGTCAGGCATTTGAAAAGCTAATATCGACATATGTTGGAAATTTACTTTTTGTTAGAAAAACAACTCTACAGCAATAATCATGCAGATTATTTAGAATAGAGCTCGACGATGAGTTGTTCCTGGATATTTTCAGGGATCTGATCTCTTTCAGGATAACTAACAAATTTCCCTGCCATAATACCGCCATCCCATTCCAACCAGTTATAGCGTTTAGCATTTCTTCCTGACAAACTGACAGTTATAGCTTCTAACGACTTAGATTTTTCACGCACACCAATTACATCACCAGGACGAAGCGAATAAGATGGAATATTAACAACCTCACCATTGATAGTGATGTGTTTGTGAACAACTAACTGGCGAGCAGCACGACGAGTAGGAGCAATACCTAGACGATAAACAGTATTATCTAATCTTGCTTCCAATAAGCGTAACAAGTTTTCACCGGTGATCCCATGTAAACGAGCTGCTTTTTGAAATGTATTTGAAAATTGTCTCTCTAATACACCATATGTATATTTAGCTTTCTGCTTTTCCTGTAACTGAACAGCGTATTCAGACTGTTTACGCTTGCGTCCGCGGCCATGCTGACCAGGACCATAATTCTTTTTTGCTAAAGCTTTGTTTCCGCCCAAAATAGGTTCGCCGAACTTACGCGATATTTTAGCTTTAGGACCAGTGTATCTTGCCATTTTTCAGTAAAGATTCTATTCTGAAGTAGTGATTATAAAACACTAAATACCGAACTTCACAGCCCGATATTTAGATACTATAGTATTCTTAAACTCTTCTGCGTTTAGGAGGACGACAACCATTATGAGGAAGAGGGGTTACATCCTTGATAGATGTAACTTCAATACCTGCATTTTGGATAGTGCGGATTGCAGACTCACGACCAGCTCCAGGTCCTTTCACAAAAACCTCAGCTTTACGCATTCCTAATTCAAACGCAGTTTGAGCACAGTTAGATGCTGCCATTTGCGCTGCATAAGGTGTATTTTTCTTAGATCCTTTAAAGCCCATCTTTCCTGCAGATGCCCAGGAAATAACCTGGCCACTCGCGTTCGTAATAGATACGATGATATTGTTAAAAGAAGCCTTTATATGTACTTGCCCAACAGGATCTACGACAACAACTCGTTTCTTGGCTTTGTCTTTTCTTTTAGTAGCTTGCGCCATCTTTTTATAGATTGTTTGTTACCTGTACAAATAAAATGATTGTACGATAATATATGAATCAATTATTTAGTTGCTTTCTTCTTATTCGCAACAGTCTTACGTTTACCTTTGCGAGTACGTGCGTTATTTTTGGTACTTTGACCACGCACAGGTAGCCCTTTCCGATGACGCAATCCACGATAACAACCTATATCCATCAAACGCTTAATGCTCAATTGGACTTCAGACTTCAATGCGCCTTCAACCTTATACTCAGTTCCTATAACGTTACGAATAGCATTCGCTTCGTCATCAGACCACTGACTAACTTTCTTATCAAAGCTAACTCCAGCTTTAGTTAATATTTGCTGAGCAGACCGACGGCCAATACCAAAAATGTACGTCAGCGAAATTTCTCCGCGTTTTTTATCTGGAATATCAACTCCTGCAATACGTGCCATAGTAAATTAACCTTGTCTTTGTTTAAATTTAGGATTCTTCTTATTAATTACATAAAGCTTACCCTTGCGACGGATAATTTTACAATCAGCACTACGTTTCTTAATGGAAGCTTTTACTTTCATTTTATTCTATTTTTTATTGATTGCTAAATTACTTATAACGATAAACGATTCTACCTTTTGTTAAATCATAAGGAGACATTTCAATTTTAACTTTATCTCCTGGTAAAATCTTAATATAATTCATCCGCATTTTCCCGGATATATGTGCAATCAGTTGGTGGCCATTCTGAAGCTCTACTCTAAACATTGCGTTAGAAAGCGCTTCTACTATAGTTCCATCCTGTTCAATTGATGACTGTTTTGCCATGCTTATGTTTTAAAACCTCTTCTATAAACTCAAACGTTGTCAAGATATCTGCTTTACCATTATTCACAGCTACAGTATGCTCAAAGTGAGCAGAAGGCTTTCTATCTGCAGTTCGAATTGTCCAATTATCTCTTTCCTGCACCACATTGCGTGTACCTAGATTAATCATTGGCTCAATTGCGAATACCATTCCTTCTTGTAGCTTTACCCCTTGCCCCTTCTTCCCATAATTGGGGACTTCAGGCTCTTCATGCAAATATTTACCTACTCCATGCCCCACTAACTCTCTTACTATTGAATAACCACTTTTCGAAACATGTTGCTGTATAGCAAATCCAATATCACCAACTCTTGATCCAATGTCTACAGCTTCAATACCTAAGTAAAGCGATTCTTTTGTAACTCGTAATAGTTCAAGAACTTTCGGATCAACTTCGCCAACAGGATAAGTGTAAGCGCTATCACTATGAAACTCATTCAAAAAAACTCCACAGTCAACCGAAACAATATCGCCATCCTTCAATTCATAACTATTAGGGATTCCATGTACCACTTTTTCATTTACAGACACACACAAACCAGCAGGAAAACCATTATAATTCTTAAATGAAGGCCAAGCTCCATAGTCCTGGATGTATTCTTCAGCTATTTTGTTTAAAAACTCTGTTGAGACACCAGGATTTATATATTTAGCTACTTCAGCATGTGTTTTTCCTAAGAGAACTCCACTCTGCCGAATTAGTTCAATTTCTTCTTTAGTTTTCAGAAAAAAGGCTTTCTTTTTCAACTTCTACATCATTAAACGGTAGCAACGCTTTCTGAACGACCTTTTACTCTACCAGATTTCATCAATCCTTCGTAATGTCTCATCAACAAGTAACTTTCAATTTGTTGAAGAGTATCAAGAATTACACCTACCATAATTAGTAAAGACGTTCCTCCATAGAATCTGGATAACTCGGAGGTGATACCAAACAGACTGGCAATTGCAGGCAGGATAGCTAGTAGAGCTAAAAATACTGCACCTGGCAATGTAATGCGTGATAGAATAGTATCAATATATTCAGAAGTCTGTAGACCAGGTTTTACACTTGGAATAAAGCCTCCATTACGTTTCATTTCTTCTGCAATTTGTGTAGGATTAACAGTAATTGCAGTATAAAAGAAACTAAATAAGATAATTAAAAGAGCAAATAAGATATTATAAGCAGGATGGGTAAAATCAGCAAATGCTTGAGCTACTGACCCTGCTGTTTCATTCTTATCTGTTAAGTAAGGAACAAGAAGACCAGGTAAAAACATCAATGATTGAGCAAAGATGATTGGCATTACACCTGCGGCATTTAACTTCAAAGGCAAATACTGTCTTTGTCCACCATAAACACGATTCCCTACAACTTGTTTCGCATATTGTATAGGGATTCTTCGAGTTGCCTGTAGTATAAGAACTACCCCCATAACAATAAAGAAAAGAGCAATTATTTCAATGATAAAGATTAATATTCCAGAAGTACCTCTATTCGCAAATTCTCCAATCAACGCACTAGGTAAGCGGGATATAATACCGATCATAATCAGCATAGAAGTTCCGTTACCAATACCTTTCTCTGTTATTCTCTCTCCTAACCACATACAAAACATTGTACCAGTGGTTAGAATTATCATCGCTGTTATAGTAAATCCGGTTCTACCAACTCCTGGAAGAATTGCATCATCAGCAATTGTTCCAATTAGATAAGTATAAGACTGAGGTAATGTAACAAAGATTGTAAGTATTCTTGTAATATTATTGATTCTTTGTCTGCCGGATTCACCTTCTTTTTGCATTTTCTGGAAGTAAGGAACTGCCACTGTTAATAACTGCACGATAATCGAAGCAGTAATATAGGGCATAATTCCTAAACCAAAAATAGAGGCATTACTAAAGGCTCCCCCTAAAAAAGTATCTAACAATCCAAGAATACCTTTACCTGTTCCAGTCTCTAAACGAGTAGGATCAATTCCTGGCAATACTATATAAGACCCCAATCGAAAAATCAGCAAAAACCACAACGTATTTAAAATACGTGTTCTTAGATCTTCAATTGAAAAGATATTCTTAATCGTTTCGATAATTTTTTTCATATACTATAGAACAGTAGCCTTACCACCAACTTTTTCAATTGCAGCAACAGCAGAAGAAGAAAATGCATGAACTTTAATTTCAGCAGCAGTTTTTACTTCTCCTCTACCTAGCACTTTGACCAAGTCTTTACCGGAAACTAAACCATGTTGTTTTAGAAAATCGATATCAATAACAGAAACTTTATGAGTTTCCAGCAATTGCTGAATAGTATCTAAATTTATTGGTTTATATTCAACTCTATTAATAGATTTGAATCCAAACTTTGGAATGCGACGTTGTAAAGGCATTTGACCACCTTCAAAGCCTCGCTTAGTACTATTACCAGAACGAGATCCAGCACCTTTGTGACCTCTTGTTGAGGTCCCACCCATACCAGAGCCAGTACCACGACCTATTCTTTTCTTACTTTTTACTGAATTATCAGCAGGCTTAAGCGTATGCAATTTCATATAAACTACAATTCTTTTATTGTAACCAAATGACTAATTTTTTTGATCATACCTGCAATTTGAGGAGTATATTCTACCTCAATAGTACGATTAATCTTCCCTAAACCCAGTGCTTTAACTGTTAGTTGCTGATCCTGTGGTCTTTTGATAGCACTCTTGATTTGGGTAACTTGAACCTTTGCCATATTTCAATTAACCATTAAATACTTTAGAAAGAGATACTCTACGTTGTACTGCAACTTGATGAGGAGCACGCATTCTCAACAAGGCATCAAAAGTTGCTTTCACAACATTATGTGGATTAGAAGAACCTTTTGATTTAGCCAAAACGTCTTTTATACCTGCGCTTTCCAATACCGCACGCATCGCACCACCTGCAATTACACCTGTTCCGGCTGCTGCTGGCTTAAGATAAACATATCCTCCACTATATTTACCATGCATTTCATGAGGCACGGTAGATTTAAGGATGGGAATTTTAATTAGGTTTTTCTTTGCATCCTCTACTCCTTTCGTGATAGCATCTGTAACTTCGTTAGCTTTGCCTAAGCCATATCCAACGATACCATGTCCATCGCCAACAACCACAATAGCAGAAAAACTAAACCGACGACCACCTTTCACCACTTTAGCAACCCGTTTAATAGCAACGACCCGCTCTTTCAATTCTTGTTCGCCCGCTCTGACAATAGGTTTATTAATTTGTGCCATATAAATGTCTTATTTTAGAATTTAAGTCCTCCTTCGCGAGCTCCTTCAGCTAAAGCTTTCACTTTGCCATGATACAAATACCCACCTCTATCAAATACTACTGCAGATATTCCACTTGACAGTGCAATCTCAGCAACTTTCTTTCCAACTTCTTTTGCTGTGGTGATATTTGCGCTCTTTCCTTTTGCCAATTCTGTCGAAGAAGCACTTGCTAAAGTTTTGCCAGTAGCGTCATCAATTAATTGTGCATATATAGTAGTATTTGAACGAAACACTGAAAGACGAGGTTTCTCAGGAGATCCCACCACTTTGGAACGTATATTTCTTCTAATACGTAATCTACGAAGCTCTTTTTGTGTAGCCATATTATTTATTTCTTAGCTGCTGTCTTACCAGCTTTTCTTCTAATCGCTTGACCTAAATTTCTAATACCTTTGCCTTTGTAAGGTTCCACTTTACGTAGAGACTTAATTTTCGCAGCCATCTGTCCAACCAACTCCTTATCAATCCCTTCTAAAGTTACTACAGGATTTTTCCCTTTTTCAGTAACTGCAGAAGCTACAACTTCTTTTGGCAAAGCTAAATAAAGACCGTGAGAATACCCCAAGCTTAATTCAAGAACGTTATTATTTACAGTAGCTTTATAACCAACACCAACGATCTCCAATTGCTGTTTAAATCCGGCGCTAACACCAATAATCATGTTGTTTATCAGCGCTCTATATAAGCCATGCAATGCCTTATGACGTTTTTGATCAGTAGGTCTCTCAACCAAGATCTGACTACCTTCTTGCTTCACAGCAATATCAGCGTCTATTTTGCGAGAAAGCTCGCCTTTAGGCCCTTTAACAAGGACTACGTTTCCAGATCCAACAGAAACTGTAACATTACCTGGCAGGTCGATGGGCTTCTTACCTATTCTTGACATGACACACTATTAATATACGTAACACAAAATTTCACCACCAACATTTAGCGAACGAGCTTCTTTGTCGGTCATTACTCCCTTTGGAGTAGAAATAATAGCAATCCCTAAGCCACTCAAAACACGAGGCATATCTTCCACGCCAGTATATTTCCGAAGGCCAGGCTTACTAACTCTCTGCAAACTAACTATTGCAGGCTCTTTGCTAACCGGATCATACTTCAAAGCAATCTTAATTACACCCTGCACAGAACTATCTTCAAATTTATAGTTCTGAATATATCCCTTCTCAAATAATACTTTAGTAATTTCTTTCTTAATATTTGATGCAGGAATTTCAACTATCCGGTGCCGTGCCTTGATAGCGTTTCTCAATCGAGTTAGATAATCTGATATAGGATCTGTCATTTTTGACACGTTTTTTTTGCAAAAATCCCGCCTTCAAAACGGGAGTGCAAAGCTACAAAAACAAAATTTAAAAACAAAAGAAATATTAGATTTTACCAACTTGCTTTTGTCAAACCGGGAATTTTCCCATCGGATGCCATTTGACGGAACACGTTACGGCAAATTCCGAATTTACGCATATAACCTCTTGGTCTTCCCGTTAATTTACAACGATTGCGTAAACGTACAGGGGATGCATTTCTTGGAAGTTTATCTAATGCTTCGTAATCACCAGCGGCTTTTAAAGCTTCACGCTTAGCGGCATACTTAGCTACTAATTTTCCTCTTTTTACTTCGCGGGCTTTAATTGATTCTTTTGCCATCTTTTTAGCGTTATATTGTTATCTTTTCTGATTTGCAAAAGGCATTCCTAATGCTTTTAATAACTCAAGGCACTCTTCGTCAGTTTCAGCAGTAGTTACAAATGTAATATCCATACCGGAGATCTTATTAATCTTATCGATACTAATTTCCGGGAAGATAATTTGTTCTTTCACACCTAACGTATAGTTACCACGGCCATCGAAACCTTTGTCGCTGATGCCACGAAAATCTCTAACGCGAGGAAGAGCTACAGTGATCAGGCGATCCATAAATTCAAACATACGCTCTCCACGCAGTGTAACTTTAGCTCCAATCGGCATGTTTTCTCTTAACTTAAAGTTAGAGATGGCTTTTTTGGAATATGTTGCAACTGCTTTTTGGCCTGAAATAATTGTTAATTCTTCAACACCTACGTCAATCAGTTTCTTATCCGCAACAGCCGCGCCGATTCCTTTATTAATTACGATCTTAGTAATTTTAGGAACCTGCATAACAGACTTATACTTAAACTTCTCCATTAAAAGAGAAACTACGTCATTTAAGTATTTATCTTTAACCCTAGGGTTGTTAGTATTATTTTTCTGAGAATTGATATTAGCCATTTTTGCAGACTTAATAATATAAATGCTTATCTATAGAATAGGATATATTAAAACTCCGCTTTAATAAGAGTTCCTGTCTTTTTGGCATATCTCTGCTTTTTACCTTTCTCGTCAAGTTTACGAGAAATACGGCTAGGCTTGCCAGTTGAAGGATCAACAACCATCAGGTTACTTACATGGATAGGAGCTTCTTTCTCAATAAATCCACCTTGAGGGTTTTCTGCAGAAGGCTTAACACTTCTTTTAACCAGATTTAAACCTTCAATAACTGCTTTTTGCTTTTCTCTGTCTACTGAAGTAATCTTCCCAGTCTTGCCCTTCTCATCTCCAGAAATTACAATTACAGTATCTCCTTTGCGAACATGCAGTTTTACTGTTGTTTTAGCTTTTGCTTTCATTTTATTATAAATGTATCAGAGTCAACTATAAAACTTCTGGTGCTAAGGAAACAATTTTCATAAATTGCTTCTCTCTTAATTCACGAGCGACAGGTCCAAAGATACGGGTTCCGCGTGGTTCATCGTTGTTGTTCAACAAAACAGCCGCATTATCTTCAAATCGAATATAAGAACCATCTTTGCGACGAACTTCTTTTTTTGTCCGAACAACAACAGCTTTGGATATAGCGCCTTTCTTCAAGTTACTGGAAGATAAAGCTGTTTTAACAGTCACGACAATTTTATCGCCAACTGAAGCATATCTTTTACCTGTACCGCCTAAAACTCGGATTACCAGTACTTCTTTAGCACCACTGTTATCGGCTACTGTAAGCCGAGATTCTTGTTGTACCATGTTATTTTGCTTTTTCGATAATTTCTATAAGTCTCCAACGCTTATTTCTACTTAATGGACGAGTCTCCATTATTTTAACCGTATCACCAATGCCACACTCATTCTTTTCATCATGAGCCATCAGTGTGGTAGTTTTCTTCATGAACTTACCATACTTAGGGTGTTTCACCTTACGCTCAATTGCTACGGTAATGGACTTATCCATCTTATCACTTACGACACGCCCGATTCTTTCTTTTCTGGCATTTCTTTGTAATTGCTGTTGCTCCATCTTTTCTTGGTTATTTAGAGTTTGCAATTTGTCTTGCTCTTAATTCTGTATTCAGCTGAGCAATCAGTCTGCGTGAAGCGCGGATACGCGCCGGATTTTCAATAGGAGTAATTGCGTGTGCAAATTTTAATTTTTGCAGCGTTGCAGCTTCAGAACTGATACGGCTTTGCAATTCTTCTATACTTAATGATTTGATATCCTGATTTTTCATTGTCCTTCAACGTAATCTCTACGTACAATAAATTTAGTTTTAATAGGCAACTTTTGTGCAGCTAATCTCAATGCCTCTTGTCCTATTTCACGGCTAACACCAGTTATCTCAAAAAGGATAGTACCGGGCTTAACTACTGCTACCCAATATTCTGGGGCTCCTTTACCTTTACCCATCCGAACTTCAGCAGGCTTCTTGGTAATAGGTTTATCTGGGAATATGCGAATCCAAACTTGACCTTCCCGTTTCATTGTACGGGACATAGAGATACGGGCTGCTTCAATCTGACGAGCTGTGATCCAACCTGGTTCAAGAGACTTCACGGCAAATGATCCAAAAGAAATCTCATGACCACGAGTAGCAAGACCACGCACCCGGCCCTTCTGCATTTTTCTAAACTTGGTTCTTTTCGGCTGTAACATTTTCTTTCTATTTATTAGGATTCAGTAAACTAACCGAATGCTTATCTACCAGAATTATTATTTTTCTTTTTCTTCTTACGTCTGTTAGCATCTCTATCACCACCTCTTTCACGGCGATCTCCGCGTTCGGAAGAATCACCACGACGATTTCCACGCTCTCCGCCAGATGTATTACCAGATGCAGCAGCTGCACTACCATATGTAGCATTAGGAGATAAATCACGCTTTCCGAAAACTTCACCTTTGAAAACCCATACTTTGATACCGATTTTTCCATATACGGTCAAAGCTTCAGAAATTGCATAATCAATATCAGCACGTAGTGTATGCAAAGGAACACGACCTTCTTTGTATTCTTCAGTACGAGCCATCTCTGCACCTGCCAGACGACCAGACAAACGAACTTTGATGCCTTGAGCGCCTACTCTCATAGCCAATGCAATCGCTTGTTTCATTGCACGACGATAAGAAATACGAGCTTCCAATTGTTGAGCGATTGATTCACCCACTAATTTTGCATCTAATTCAGGTCTTTTTATTTCAAAAATATTGATCTGAACGTCTTTTCCAGTCAGTTTTTTCAGCTCTTCTTTTACTCTTTCAACCTCAATACCATTCTTCCCAATAACAACACCTGGACGAGCAGTATTGATAGTTAATGTAATACGCTTGAGTGTACGTTCAATAACTACTCTTGCAATACCTCCCTTAGGAAAACGAGCCAATACATATTTGCGTATTTTCTCATCTTCTACTAATTTCTCAGCAAAGTTTTTTCCACCGTACCAATTAGAATCCCATCCTTTAACGATGCCTAGGCGAAAGCCTGTTGGATTAACTTTTTGTCCCATGCGTGTTATTATTCAGTTTCTTGTATTTTAGTTTCGTTAAGAGCTGCTGGATTCGTTTTAGAATCTAACACAAGTGTAATGTGATTAGACCGTTTACGAACACGATATCCCCGACCTTGAGGAGCAGGACGTAAGCGTTTAAGAACACGTCCACCATCTACAAATATCGTTTTGATATACAAATCAGCATCTTCTATTCTTTCTCCTTCATGAGATTGCTCCCAGTTAGCAATAGCAGACAGAAGTAACTGCTCAATGCGCTTTGATCCTGATTTAGAATCAAAACGAAGAATATTCAGTGCATCATTAACCCGTCTTCCTCTTACCATGTCTGCCACAAGTCTCATCTTACGAGGAGAGGTAGGTACATTTTTAAGTTTAGCTATCGCTTCCATTATTATTTTTTACCTTTATCTTTATTACCTGCGTGACCTCTGAAATTGCGAGTAGGTGCAAATTCACCTAACTTGTGACCAACCATATTTTCAGTCACATATACTGGAATAAACTTATTCCCATTATGTACAGCAAAAGTGTGACCTACAAAATCCGGAGAGATTGTTGAACGGCGAGCCCAAGTTTTAATAACAGCTTTTTTGCCAGACTTGGTCATGCCTTCAATTTTGGCTAACACCCGGAAATCAATATATGGCCCTTTTTTTATCGAACGTCCCATCTATGTAAAATGGATTATAATATGTATCAGATTTTAACCTTTTTTTCTTTTATTTCCGACGACTTACAATCAAGTCATTAGAATATTTTTTCGGTCTACGAGTCTTTTTACCTTTAGTATACAGACCTTTACGAGAGCGAGGGTGTCCACCGGATGCCCGACCTTCACCACCACCCATTGGGTGATCAACAGGGTTCATAGCAACACCACGTACACGAGGACGACGTCCTAACCAACGTTTACGGCCAGCTTTTCCATAGCTTACATTCATGTGATCTGCATTGGATACAGAACCTACAGTAGCAATACATGTAGCTAAAACCAGACGCATCTCACCGGAAGGCAATTTTAGTGTAGCATATTTTCCTTCGCGAGCAACCAACTGAGCATATGTACCGGCACTTCTAGCCATAGAACCACCTTTACCAGGCTGAAGCTCAATGTTATGAACAATAGTACCAAGAGGAATAGAAGAAAGAGGAAGTGCATTACCTACTTCAGGTGCAACACTTTTACCTGAAACGATGGTTTGTCCTACAACGATACCAGCAGGTGCCAGTATATATCTTTTTTCACCATCTGCATAGTTTACTAATGCAATACGAGCGGAACGATTTGGATCATACTCTACAGTTTCAACAGTAGCAGTAATATCAAACTTATCACGTTTAAAATCGATAATCCGATATTTACGCTTGTGTCCACCACCGATATATCGCATTGCACGGTGTCCGTTATCATTCCGACCACCTGTCCTTTTCAGGGTTTCAGTCAAAGACTTCTCAGGCTTGTCAGTAGTAATCTCCTCAAAAGAAGGAGCCATTCTGAACCGTTGTCCTGGAGTAATTGGTTTTAATTTCTTAACAGCCATTTTACTTATTTACTTTTAAACACGGATTATCGTGCCGTGCCACATAAGTTAATTATTAAATATCTCCGTAGAAGTCAATCACTTCTCCTGCAGCCAACGTTACGATTGCTTTCTTATAAGAAACTGTACGACCAGCAAGAACTTTAGATTGAGTAAAGCGAGTCTTTTCTTTACCAGCATAACGGATAGTTCTTACACCATTAACGTTAACGCCATAAGCACGCTCAATCGCCTTTTTAATCTCTATCTTATTAGCCTTTTTATCAACAACAAAGGTGTAAATACCTTTTTCAGTCAAGGCATTCGCCTTTTCAGTAATCAGAGGTCTTTTAATGATACTCATTTTTTGAGCTATTTAAGAAGTTCTTCAATTTTCACTAATGAACCTTCGCTTATCAATAAAAGATCCGCATTCATCAGTTCATATGTATTAAGTTGATTCGCCAGAATAACTTTAGATTTTGGCAAATTGCGACTTGATAAAACAACATTCTTATTTACTTCAGGAAGAACTAACAATGTTTTTTTATCTAGAGCAGACAAACTTTCCAGAATCTTAATATATTCTTTTGTCTTTGGCTGACTCAACGTAAAGTCTTCAACAACTGTAATTCCAGAATTAACAGCTTTGTAGCTTAATGCTGACTTTCTAGCCAACTCCTTAACTTTCTTGTTCAACTTAAAGCTATAATCACGAGGAACAGGTCCAAAAACACGACCACCATGACGATAAAGAGGGTTCTTAATACTTCCTTTACGAGAACCACCTGTACCTTTTTGCTTGTGAAGTTTACGGGTAGAACCATGAACCTCATTTCTTTGCTTTGCCTTATGGGTTCCCTGACGCTGATTAGCAAGATATTGCTTTACATCCAGGTAGATCGCATGATCATTTGGAGTTATGCCGAAGATCTCATCAACCAAGGCAATTTTTCTACCTGTCTCTTTACCCGAAATATTATATATTGATACTTCCATTGTTACTTACCTTTTTAGTACACACTTGATGTATGTATTAGATGATTTCTCTGTGATTATCAATGATGACAATAGAATTTTTAGCTCCAGGAACAGAACCACTGATCAAAACCAGATTTTTCTCTGGAATAACTCTCAAAACACGAAGATTTTGAACAGTTACACGATTACCACCTGTCCGACCAGCCATACGCAATCCTTTAAACACCCGAGCAGGGAAAGAACACGCACCGATAGAACCTGGATGGCGTTGGCGATTGTGCTGACCATGCGTACCCGCACCCACACCACTAAATCCATGTCTCTTTACAACACCTTGAAAACCTTTACCTTTAGAAGTGCCAACCACATCAACGAACTCACCTGCTTCACATACATCTCCAACCTGGATAGTATCGCCTAAAGAAA
This genomic stretch from Xanthocytophaga agilis harbors:
- the rplO gene encoding 50S ribosomal protein L15; this translates as MKLHTLKPADNSVKSKKRIGRGTGSGMGGTSTRGHKGAGSRSGNSTKRGFEGGQMPLQRRIPKFGFKSINRVEYKPINLDTIQQLLETHKVSVIDIDFLKQHGLVSGKDLVKVLGRGEVKTAAEIKVHAFSSSAVAAIEKVGGKATVL
- the infA gene encoding translation initiation factor IF-1, giving the protein MAKQSSIEQDGTIVEALSNAMFRVELQNGHQLIAHISGKMRMNYIKILPGDKVKIEMSPYDLTKGRIVYRYK
- a CDS encoding DNA-directed RNA polymerase subunit alpha, which codes for MSILAFQMPDKVVMEKADDFHGLFEFKPLEKGYGVTIGNALRRILLSSLEGYAVTAVKIPGVLHEFSSIEGVVEDVSEIILNLKMVRFKKVSDVVDNKIVVNVKNAKQLTAGDIGKFTSAFQILNPELVICNMDESVNMEVELVIEKGRGYVPAEENKVNEQAIGFISVDAIFTPIKNVKYSIENTRVEQKTDYERLLIDIQTDGSIHPEDALKGAAKILIQHFMLFSDQTMTFDTMKPEEENTVDEEYLHMRKLLKTPLADLDLSVRAYNCLKSADVRTLGDLVKLDISEMMKFRNFGKKSLTELEQLVSDKGLSFGMDVSKYKLDED
- the map gene encoding type I methionyl aminopeptidase: MKKKAFFLKTKEEIELIRQSGVLLGKTHAEVAKYINPGVSTEFLNKIAEEYIQDYGAWPSFKNYNGFPAGLCVSVNEKVVHGIPNSYELKDGDIVSVDCGVFLNEFHSDSAYTYPVGEVDPKVLELLRVTKESLYLGIEAVDIGSRVGDIGFAIQQHVSKSGYSIVRELVGHGVGKYLHEEPEVPNYGKKGQGVKLQEGMVFAIEPMINLGTRNVVQERDNWTIRTADRKPSAHFEHTVAVNNGKADILTTFEFIEEVLKHKHGKTVIN
- the rpsM gene encoding 30S ribosomal protein S13 encodes the protein MARIAGVDIPDKKRGEISLTYIFGIGRRSAQQILTKAGVSFDKKVSQWSDDEANAIRNVIGTEYKVEGALKSEVQLSIKRLMDIGCYRGLRHRKGLPVRGQSTKNNARTRKGKRKTVANKKKATK
- the rpsD gene encoding 30S ribosomal protein S4, whose amino-acid sequence is MARYTGPKAKISRKFGEPILGGNKALAKKNYGPGQHGRGRKRKQSEYAVQLQEKQKAKYTYGVLERQFSNTFQKAARLHGITGENLLRLLEARLDNTVYRLGIAPTRRAARQLVVHKHITINGEVVNIPSYSLRPGDVIGVREKSKSLEAITVSLSGRNAKRYNWLEWDGGIMAGKFVSYPERDQIPENIQEQLIVELYSK
- the rpsK gene encoding 30S ribosomal protein S11: MAQATKRKDKAKKRVVVVDPVGQVHIKASFNNIIVSITNASGQVISWASAGKMGFKGSKKNTPYAAQMAASNCAQTAFELGMRKAEVFVKGPGAGRESAIRTIQNAGIEVTSIKDVTPLPHNGCRPPKRRRV
- the ykgO gene encoding type B 50S ribosomal protein L36; this encodes MKVKASIKKRSADCKIIRRKGKLYVINKKNPKFKQRQG
- the secY gene encoding preprotein translocase subunit SecY, yielding MKKIIETIKNIFSIEDLRTRILNTLWFLLIFRLGSYIVLPGIDPTRLETGTGKGILGLLDTFLGGAFSNASIFGLGIMPYITASIIVQLLTVAVPYFQKMQKEGESGRQRINNITRILTIFVTLPQSYTYLIGTIADDAILPGVGRTGFTITAMIILTTGTMFCMWLGERITEKGIGNGTSMLIMIGIISRLPSALIGEFANRGTSGILIFIIEIIALFFIVMGVVLILQATRRIPIQYAKQVVGNRVYGGQRQYLPLKLNAAGVMPIIFAQSLMFLPGLLVPYLTDKNETAGSVAQAFADFTHPAYNILFALLIILFSFFYTAITVNPTQIAEEMKRNGGFIPSVKPGLQTSEYIDTILSRITLPGAVFLALLAILPAIASLFGITSELSRFYGGTSLLIMVGVILDTLQQIESYLLMRHYEGLMKSGRVKGRSESVATV